The proteins below are encoded in one region of Ricinus communis isolate WT05 ecotype wild-type chromosome 6, ASM1957865v1, whole genome shotgun sequence:
- the LOC8276623 gene encoding protein NETWORKED 4A gives MDQTASRVLKMIEQDGASLAKKAEMCKMTRPDLIAEIEEFCSLYRSLAERYDHLNAELYKSTPSEFQMQDAGSAPDTPMLTPDQKLGLHQTGHQVESASSGGASSDLSPKDGSDSSSSSDSESDSFNSSGDAYYSLPVNSDRKGFHQKIIELRNGLPIMDIKLQLNAEDNGDCMLDAQEKENYEELLGRSIMYEEELRDSKLKLQLSEEEVARLKGELEKRESDMVLAETLQGQLELAHTDLRMREADLEVERIRVMELQQGLADRTNELQGHLKLAQEEINMLRTKLDSEFWQALDLQERIVQYKNDVSALDDEVKASKLALLNAEENFLAEKAHLQSNISSLLEKETMLEARLRDWELKGESLEEKLKQCETEKKDLQLVYDIQRIGLQGEISELKVELGDKGGHLEIVNKNLDSLKFKYDMVMAEKDGMNAKINTLIADLSSRDNEIGQMEERLRRIRIENAELIAGSESLQRTVNELRLRVVELEKEVDKQRGELSAGAEEKREAIRQLCFSLEHYRSGYKELCQAFHKRHAVMAS, from the coding sequence ATGGACCAGACTGCCAGCCGAGTCTTGAAAATGATTGAACAAGATGGCGCGTCTTTAGCAAAGAAAGCTGAAATGTGTAAAATGACCAGGCCAGATTTGATTGCTGAAATTGAGGAATTTTGCAGCTTGTATAGATCATTGGCTGAGCGCTATGATCATTTGAATGCAGAATTGTACAAGAGTACACCATCTGAGTTCCAGATGCAGGATGCTGGCAGTGCCCCTGACACTCCGATGCTGACTCCTGATCAAAAGCTGGGTTTGCACCAGACTGGCCATCAAGTTGAATCTGCGAGTTCAGGTGGTGCTAGTTCTGACCTTTCACCGAAAGATGGTTCTGactcttcttcatcatcagaCTCTGAATCTGATTCTTTCAACTCCTCTGGCGATGCCTACTATAGCCTTCCAGTGAACAGTGATCGCAAGGGATTTCACCAGAAGATTATAGAGCTGCGGAATGGTCTCCCAATCATGGACATAAAGCTCCAGTTGAATGCAGAGGACAATGGCGATTGCATGTTGGATgcacaagaaaaggaaaactaTGAAGAATTGCTAGGAAGAAGCATCATGTACGAGGAAGAGTTGAGGGACTCGAAGCTAAAACTCCAGCTCTCAGAAGAGGAGGTTGCTAGGTTGAAGGGTGAGCTTGAGAAGAGAGAATCTGATATGGTACTTGCAGAGACTTTGCAGGGTCAGCTTGAATTGGCACATACAGATCTCAGAATGAGAGAGGCAGATCTCGAAGTAGAGAGAATAAGAGTAATGGAGCTGCAACAAGGATTAGCTGACAGAACAAATGAATTGCAGGGCCATCTTAAATTGGCTCAAGAAGAAATAAACATGTTGAGGACCAAACTTGATTCAGAGTTCTGGCAGGCTTTAGACTTGCAGGAGAGGATTGTCCAGTACAAGAATGATGTGTCTGCACTTGATGATGAGGTCAAAGCATCAAAGCTTGCACTACTTAATGCTGAGGAGAATTTCTTGGCTGAAAAAGCACATCTGCAGTCTAATATATCTAGCTTGTTAGAGAAAGAGACTATGTTGGAGGCACGGCTAAGAGACTGGGAATTGAAAGGCGAATCCTTGGAGGAAAAATTAAAGCAATGTGAAACTGAGAAAAAGGATTTGCAACTTGTATATGATATCCAAAGGATTGGGCTGCAAGGAGAGATCAGCGAACTAAAGGTGGAACTTGGAGACAAAGGTGGGCATTTGgaaattgtaaataaaaacCTCGACAGCCTTAAATTCAAGTATGATATGGTTATGGCAGAAAAAGATGGGATGAACGCCAAGATAAACACACTAATTGCGGATTTGAGTTCAAGGGACAATGAAATCGGGCAAATGGAGGAGCGCCTCAGGCGCATCCGCATTGAAAATGCGGAGCTGATTGCTGGGAGTGAAAGTTTGCAGAGGACAGTAAATGAATTAAGATTGAGAGTAGTGGAGCTGGAGAAGGAAGTGGATAAGCAAAGAGGTGAGCTTTCTGCTGGGGCTGAGGAGAAAAGGGAAGCAATAAGGCAGCTTTGTTTCTCCCTGGAGCATTACAGAAGTGGGTATAAAGAACTGTGCCAAGCATTTCACAAGCGGCATGCAGTTATGGCTTCATAA
- the LOC8276622 gene encoding methylesterase 17 isoform X2, with protein MGEAAEYMRDDEEAAAAAASKPHFVLVHGIGGGSWCWYKIRCLMENSGYKVSCIDLRGAGIDPADANSILSFDDYNKPLMDFMSSLPDNHQVILVGHSAGGLSVTQATHKFAKKIRVAVYVAATMLKFGYLTDQDIQDGVPDLSSFGDVYEVGYGLGSEQPPTSAIVKKQFQRLIIYQMSPQEDSTLASMLLRPGPILAILSAKFKEEEEEGTDKVKRVYIKTRHDHVIKPEQQDAMIKRWPPSEVHILDSDHSPFFSSPFVLFGLLLKAAAASV; from the exons ATGGGAGAGGCAGCAGAGTACATGAGAGATGATGAAGAAGCTGCTGCAGCAGCAGCATCAAAGCCACACTTCGTGCTGGTGCATGGAATCGGTGGAGGAAGCTGGTGCTGGTACAAAATCAGGTGCCTCATGGAGAATTCAGGGTATAAAGTCTCCTGTATTGATCTCAGAGGAGCAGGCATTGATCCAGCAGATGCTAATTCTATCCTTTCTTTTGATGATTATAATAAGCCTCTCATGGACTTCATGTCTTCCTTGCCTGATAATCACCAG GTGATATTGGTCGGGCACAGCGCTGGAGGGCTAAGCGTAACGCAGGCCACCCACAAGTTCGCAAAGAAGATCAGAGTAGCAGTATATGTGGCTGCCACCATGCTCAAGTTTGGTTACTTGACGGATCAAGACATTCAAGAT GGAGTTCCTGATCTGTCCTCATTCGGAGACGTGTATGAGGTAGGATATGGATTGGGAAGTGAACAGCCTCCTACCTCTGCCATTGTCAAGAAACAATTCCAACGCCTAATCATCTATCAGATGAGTCCACAAGAG GATTCGACCCTTGCTTCTATGCTTTTGAGGCCTGGACCGATCCTAGCAATACTGTCAGCAAAATTCaaagaggaggaggaggaggggACAGATAAGGTGAAGCGTGTTTACATTAAGACAAGGCATGATCATGTGATAAAACCAGAACAGCAAGATGCAATGATAAAGAGGTGGCCGCCATCTGAGGTGCACATTCTGGACAGTGATCACAGCCCATTCTTCTCCTCTCCATTTGTTCTCTTTGGTTTGCTTCTAAAGGCAGCTGCTGCTTCTGTCTAG
- the LOC8276622 gene encoding methylesterase 17 isoform X1, with amino-acid sequence MGEAAEYMRDDEEAAAAAASKPHFVLVHGIGGGSWCWYKIRCLMENSGYKVSCIDLRGAGIDPADANSILSFDDYNKPLMDFMSSLPDNHQVILVGHSAGGLSVTQATHKFAKKIRVAVYVAATMLKFGYLTDQDIQDGVPDLSSFGDVYEVGYGLGSEQPPTSAIVKKQFQRLIIYQMSPQEALLIGHICMLPHRPLSFSFMGNKICYIYMLLYIRRYHFFPSRASLHLPALLKFSLRTCLFRQKKVQIIKFGSTALPSLVTMSLLYGYYVYDRIRPLLLCF; translated from the exons ATGGGAGAGGCAGCAGAGTACATGAGAGATGATGAAGAAGCTGCTGCAGCAGCAGCATCAAAGCCACACTTCGTGCTGGTGCATGGAATCGGTGGAGGAAGCTGGTGCTGGTACAAAATCAGGTGCCTCATGGAGAATTCAGGGTATAAAGTCTCCTGTATTGATCTCAGAGGAGCAGGCATTGATCCAGCAGATGCTAATTCTATCCTTTCTTTTGATGATTATAATAAGCCTCTCATGGACTTCATGTCTTCCTTGCCTGATAATCACCAG GTGATATTGGTCGGGCACAGCGCTGGAGGGCTAAGCGTAACGCAGGCCACCCACAAGTTCGCAAAGAAGATCAGAGTAGCAGTATATGTGGCTGCCACCATGCTCAAGTTTGGTTACTTGACGGATCAAGACATTCAAGAT GGAGTTCCTGATCTGTCCTCATTCGGAGACGTGTATGAGGTAGGATATGGATTGGGAAGTGAACAGCCTCCTACCTCTGCCATTGTCAAGAAACAATTCCAACGCCTAATCATCTATCAGATGAGTCCACAAGAG GCACTGTTGATAGGACATATATGTATGCTTCCCCACAGACccctctccttttcttttatggggAACAAGATTTGCTATATCTACATGCTTTTATATATTCGGCGTTACCACTTTTTCCCATCTCGTGCTTCACTCCATCTGCCCGCCCTCCTAAAATTTTCACTCCGAACATGTTTATTCAGACAAAAGAAGGTCCAAATAATTAAGTTCGGTAGCACAGCTCTTCCTTCTTTAGTAACAATGAGTTTGCTCTATGGGTATTATGTATATGACAGGATTCGACCCTTGCTTCTATGCTTTTGA
- the LOC8276621 gene encoding uncharacterized protein LOC8276621: MASISIRCQHTSNFFSGNYSPPPDRNNAPVAPSSLAISRDFDVSKWKRWRICSSAASMKAIEKHRAIGSDDNNTSTRNNKATVVYEKLDKWMHSSVAEIVKNLKEAPLLVHVYDKDETTTALTTEKSVQVENWGAALEKWKKKEIPLPEGVIFVERLDEEDEEEKEQITRAWGVVVQGKEAECGPVCYLLKTSRVAGSGFGGMCCTHYCLMRVQSFRETALSQLKNCWLIQGQ; encoded by the coding sequence ATGGCATCAATCAGCATTCGTTGCCAGCACACCTCTAATTTCTTCTCTGGAAATTATTCTCCTCCGCCCGATCGTAACAATGCTCCTGTTGCTCCATCCTCCCTGGCCATCTCTCGCGATTTTGATGTTTCCAAATGGAAAAGATGGAGGATTTGCTCTTCTGCAGCTTCAATGAAAGCAATCGAAAAGCACAGGGCCATCGGCAGTGATGACAATAATACCAGTACTCGTAATAATAAGGCAACGGTTGTTTATGAGAAACTGGATAAATGGATGCACAGCTCAGTGGCGGAGATTGTCAAGAATTTAAAAGAAGCGCCTTTGTTAGTTCACGTTTATGATAAAGATGAAACGACGACGGCGTTGACGACCGAGAAATCGGTACAGGTGGAAAACTGGGGTGCGGCCTTGgaaaaatggaagaaaaaggAGATTCCTTTGCCTGAAGGAGTTATATTTGTAGAGCGATTGGACGAAGAAGacgaagaagaaaaagagcaGATCACAAGGGCATGGGGGGTTGTTGTGCAAGGGAAAGAAGCAGAATGTGGGCCTGTTTGCTACTTGTTAAAGACTAGCAGAGTTGCTGGGTCTGGGTTTGGAGGGATGTGCTGTACTCATTATTGTTTGATGAGAGTTCAGAGTTTTAGAGAGACTGCTTTGTCTCAGCTTAAGAATTGTTGGTTGATTCAAGGCCAATGA
- the LOC8288967 gene encoding uncharacterized protein LOC8288967 isoform X1, which produces MKNQGDLGLPGSDSKVIGEKRISCELGEKQESALKRIKMRDLNFVLRSQETSAHHLKIREAGSQNQLSAEISQVTNVPVTLDLSASQVEISGKTAVPVEVNPGHRSLDLNSEACIANVSPSDGSPKRNENYNKVLLLKKHDREHDERCVSSGGIGLDLNEDDVSSSMNQDSSKNQDQLKLRRDLSECGSTTGPVEGKDPLKVWTEMKQNGFLSSSHGGISFQSGLVSSSHGGIPMPKQRGRKNKNDVLKKRMELAKKEQVDRFTKIAAPSGLLNGLNPGIINHVRNKKQVHSIIEALVRSEKVENGHVETKQETCVKTATKEISNMIDSGIHRLNFSQGIGGSSILSGSKQIGGYHILGGEGDFSMIDKVSGKNSASHSTHVLDGDTIALKLSTSTKASEESSTFSNEESTNGTSISSLSVRAASVASQWLELLHQDIKGRLSALRRSKKRVGAVIKTELPFLISKEFPSNQENDPYIMKHSSDGLSNNTISAMHQARWTTLFHQMDKALSEEEKQLESWLNQVKEMQLHCDQGLQNFLWNPMFGFQQQETSENYTSFSGNVLPFFSTFNRIGKADSTERELAVRAAAASIYSTCSLLMSKENVSCF; this is translated from the exons ATGAAGAATCAAGGCGATTTAGGGTTGCCCGGATCTGATTCTAAG GTGATTGGAGAGAAGCGGATCAGTTGTGAATTGGGAGAGAAACAAGAAAGTGCTCTTAAGCGGATCAAAATGAGAGATCTTAATTTTGTGTTGAGGTCTCaag AAACCAGCGCCCATCATTTGAAGATTAGAGAAGCTGGTTCCCAAAATCAGTTGAGTGCAGAGATATCACAAGTTACCAATGTGCCTGTGACCTTGGACCTGTCTGCTTCTCAAGTAGAAATAAGCGGAAAAACTGCGGTACCAGTTGAGGTCAATCCTGGCCATAGGTCATTGGATCTCAATAGTGAAGCTTGCATCGCTAATGTTTCACCTAGCGATGGTAGTCCAAAACGCAATGAGAATTATAACAAAGTTCTCTTGCTCAAGAAGCATGATAGAGAACATGATGAGAGATGTGTAAGCTCTGGAGGGATTGGCTTGGATCTAAATGAAGACGATGTTAGTAGTTCTATGAACCAAGACTCTTCCAAAAATCAAGATCAATTGAAGTTAAGAAGGGACCTTTCTGAGTGTGGTAGTACAACAGGTCCAGTGGAGGGGAAAGATCCATTGAAAGTTTGGACGGAGATGAAACAAAATGGGTTTCTCTCATCTTCTCATGGGGGCATTTCATTTCAAAGTGGTCTAGTCTCATCTTCACATGGAGGTATACCAATGCCAAAACAACGTGGGCGGAAAAACAAGAATGATGTTCTCAAGAAAAGGATGGAGCTTGCAAAGAAAGAACAAGTCGATAGATTCACAAAAATTGCTGCACCAAGCGGACTGTTAAATGGATTGAATCCTGGGATTATCAATCACGTGAGGAACAAAAAACAAGTTCACTCCATAATAGAGGCCTTAGTGAGGTCTGAAAAAGTCGAAAATGGTCATGTTGAAACTAAACAAGAAACCTGTGTAAAAACTGCAACAAAAGAAATCAGTAATATGATTGATTCAGGAATTCATCGATTAAATTTTTCTCAAGGAATTGGGGGTTCATCTATTTTATCTGGGAGCAAGCAAATAGGAGGGTACCATATATTAGGTGGAGAGGGTGACTTCAGCATGATAGACAAGGTATCTGGTAAAAATTCTGCCTCACACTCCACCCATGTCTTGGATGGTGATACTATAGCACTGAAGTTATCAACATCGACCAAGGCATCTGAGGAATCTAGTACTTTTTCTAATGAGGAGTCAACAAATGGCACTAGCATCTCTTCTCTTTCTGTAAGAG CTGCTAGTGTTGCTTCTCAATGGCTAGAGCTTCTTCATCAAGATATTAAAGGACGCCTCTCAG CACTGCGGCGTAGTAAGAAGAGAGTTGGAGCCGTAATTAAAACAGAATTGCCCTTTCTAATATCTAAAGAATTCCCATCCAATCAAGAGAATGATCCTTACATCATGAAACATTCATCCGATGGACTTTCCAACAATACCATATCTGCCATGCATCAAGCAAGATGGACCACACTATTTCATCAGATGGATAAGGCGCTTTCTGAAGAAGAGAAACAACTT GAAAGTTGGTTGAACCAAGTAAAAGAAATGCAACTGCATTGTGATCAGGGGCTACAAAATTTCCTATGGAACCCAATGTTTGGTTTCCAACAGCAGGAAACATCAGAAAATTACACCAG ctTCAGTGGCAATGTTCTGCCTTTTTTTTCCACCTTTAATAG AATCGGGAAAGCAGACAGCACTGAAAGGGAGTTAGCAGTTAGAGCTGCTGCGGCTTCCATCTATTCAACCTGCAGTCTTTTGATGTCAAAGGAGAATGTATCTTGCTTTTGA
- the LOC8288967 gene encoding uncharacterized protein LOC8288967 isoform X2: MKNQGDLGLPGSDSKVIGEKRISCELGEKQESALKRIKMRDLNFVLRSQETSAHHLKIREAGSQNQLSAEISQVTNVPVTLDLSASQVEISGKTAVPVEVNPGHRSLDLNSEACIANVSPSDGSPKRNENYNKVLLLKKHDREHDERCVSSGGIGLDLNEDDVSSSMNQDSSKNQDQLKLRRDLSECGSTTGPVEGKDPLKVWTEMKQNGFLSSSHGGISFQSGLVSSSHGGIPMPKQRGRKNKNDVLKKRMELAKKEQVDRFTKIAAPSGLLNGLNPGIINHVRNKKQVHSIIEALVRSEKVENGHVETKQETCVKTATKEISNMIDSGIHRLNFSQGIGGSSILSGSKQIGGYHILGGEGDFSMIDKVSGKNSASHSTHVLDGDTIALKLSTSTKASEESSTFSNEESTNGTSISSLSVRAASVASQWLELLHQDIKGRLSALRRSKKRVGAVIKTELPFLISKEFPSNQENDPYIMKHSSDGLSNNTISAMHQARWTTLFHQMDKALSEEEKQLESWLNQVKEMQLHCDQGLQNFLWNPMFGFQQQETSENYTRIGKADSTERELAVRAAAASIYSTCSLLMSKENVSCF, encoded by the exons ATGAAGAATCAAGGCGATTTAGGGTTGCCCGGATCTGATTCTAAG GTGATTGGAGAGAAGCGGATCAGTTGTGAATTGGGAGAGAAACAAGAAAGTGCTCTTAAGCGGATCAAAATGAGAGATCTTAATTTTGTGTTGAGGTCTCaag AAACCAGCGCCCATCATTTGAAGATTAGAGAAGCTGGTTCCCAAAATCAGTTGAGTGCAGAGATATCACAAGTTACCAATGTGCCTGTGACCTTGGACCTGTCTGCTTCTCAAGTAGAAATAAGCGGAAAAACTGCGGTACCAGTTGAGGTCAATCCTGGCCATAGGTCATTGGATCTCAATAGTGAAGCTTGCATCGCTAATGTTTCACCTAGCGATGGTAGTCCAAAACGCAATGAGAATTATAACAAAGTTCTCTTGCTCAAGAAGCATGATAGAGAACATGATGAGAGATGTGTAAGCTCTGGAGGGATTGGCTTGGATCTAAATGAAGACGATGTTAGTAGTTCTATGAACCAAGACTCTTCCAAAAATCAAGATCAATTGAAGTTAAGAAGGGACCTTTCTGAGTGTGGTAGTACAACAGGTCCAGTGGAGGGGAAAGATCCATTGAAAGTTTGGACGGAGATGAAACAAAATGGGTTTCTCTCATCTTCTCATGGGGGCATTTCATTTCAAAGTGGTCTAGTCTCATCTTCACATGGAGGTATACCAATGCCAAAACAACGTGGGCGGAAAAACAAGAATGATGTTCTCAAGAAAAGGATGGAGCTTGCAAAGAAAGAACAAGTCGATAGATTCACAAAAATTGCTGCACCAAGCGGACTGTTAAATGGATTGAATCCTGGGATTATCAATCACGTGAGGAACAAAAAACAAGTTCACTCCATAATAGAGGCCTTAGTGAGGTCTGAAAAAGTCGAAAATGGTCATGTTGAAACTAAACAAGAAACCTGTGTAAAAACTGCAACAAAAGAAATCAGTAATATGATTGATTCAGGAATTCATCGATTAAATTTTTCTCAAGGAATTGGGGGTTCATCTATTTTATCTGGGAGCAAGCAAATAGGAGGGTACCATATATTAGGTGGAGAGGGTGACTTCAGCATGATAGACAAGGTATCTGGTAAAAATTCTGCCTCACACTCCACCCATGTCTTGGATGGTGATACTATAGCACTGAAGTTATCAACATCGACCAAGGCATCTGAGGAATCTAGTACTTTTTCTAATGAGGAGTCAACAAATGGCACTAGCATCTCTTCTCTTTCTGTAAGAG CTGCTAGTGTTGCTTCTCAATGGCTAGAGCTTCTTCATCAAGATATTAAAGGACGCCTCTCAG CACTGCGGCGTAGTAAGAAGAGAGTTGGAGCCGTAATTAAAACAGAATTGCCCTTTCTAATATCTAAAGAATTCCCATCCAATCAAGAGAATGATCCTTACATCATGAAACATTCATCCGATGGACTTTCCAACAATACCATATCTGCCATGCATCAAGCAAGATGGACCACACTATTTCATCAGATGGATAAGGCGCTTTCTGAAGAAGAGAAACAACTT GAAAGTTGGTTGAACCAAGTAAAAGAAATGCAACTGCATTGTGATCAGGGGCTACAAAATTTCCTATGGAACCCAATGTTTGGTTTCCAACAGCAGGAAACATCAGAAAATTACACCAG AATCGGGAAAGCAGACAGCACTGAAAGGGAGTTAGCAGTTAGAGCTGCTGCGGCTTCCATCTATTCAACCTGCAGTCTTTTGATGTCAAAGGAGAATGTATCTTGCTTTTGA
- the LOC8288967 gene encoding uncharacterized protein LOC8288967 isoform X3, whose product MKNQGDLGLPGSDSKVIGEKRISCELGEKQESALKRIKMRDLNFVLRSQETSAHHLKIREAGSQNQLSAEISQVTNVPVTLDLSASQVEISGKTAVPVEVNPGHRSLDLNSEACIANVSPSDGSPKRNENYNKVLLLKKHDREHDERCVSSGGIGLDLNEDDVSSSMNQDSSKNQDQLKLRRDLSECGSTTGPVEGKDPLKVWTEMKQNGFLSSSHGGISFQSGLVSSSHGGIPMPKQRGRKNKNDVLKKRMELAKKEQVDRFTKIAAPSGLLNGLNPGIINHVRNKKQVHSIIEALVRSEKVENGHVETKQETCVKTATKEISNMIDSGIHRLNFSQGIGGSSILSGSKQIGGYHILGGEGDFSMIDKVSGKNSASHSTHVLDGDTIALKLSTSTKASEESSTFSNEESTNGTSISSLSVRAASVASQWLELLHQDIKGRLSALRRSKKRVGAVIKTELPFLISKEFPSNQENDPYIMKHSSDGLSNNTISAMHQARWTTLFHQMDKALSEEEKQLVRMREVIILLLIKTPTNIIMLFPEYWDCLILFEEKK is encoded by the exons ATGAAGAATCAAGGCGATTTAGGGTTGCCCGGATCTGATTCTAAG GTGATTGGAGAGAAGCGGATCAGTTGTGAATTGGGAGAGAAACAAGAAAGTGCTCTTAAGCGGATCAAAATGAGAGATCTTAATTTTGTGTTGAGGTCTCaag AAACCAGCGCCCATCATTTGAAGATTAGAGAAGCTGGTTCCCAAAATCAGTTGAGTGCAGAGATATCACAAGTTACCAATGTGCCTGTGACCTTGGACCTGTCTGCTTCTCAAGTAGAAATAAGCGGAAAAACTGCGGTACCAGTTGAGGTCAATCCTGGCCATAGGTCATTGGATCTCAATAGTGAAGCTTGCATCGCTAATGTTTCACCTAGCGATGGTAGTCCAAAACGCAATGAGAATTATAACAAAGTTCTCTTGCTCAAGAAGCATGATAGAGAACATGATGAGAGATGTGTAAGCTCTGGAGGGATTGGCTTGGATCTAAATGAAGACGATGTTAGTAGTTCTATGAACCAAGACTCTTCCAAAAATCAAGATCAATTGAAGTTAAGAAGGGACCTTTCTGAGTGTGGTAGTACAACAGGTCCAGTGGAGGGGAAAGATCCATTGAAAGTTTGGACGGAGATGAAACAAAATGGGTTTCTCTCATCTTCTCATGGGGGCATTTCATTTCAAAGTGGTCTAGTCTCATCTTCACATGGAGGTATACCAATGCCAAAACAACGTGGGCGGAAAAACAAGAATGATGTTCTCAAGAAAAGGATGGAGCTTGCAAAGAAAGAACAAGTCGATAGATTCACAAAAATTGCTGCACCAAGCGGACTGTTAAATGGATTGAATCCTGGGATTATCAATCACGTGAGGAACAAAAAACAAGTTCACTCCATAATAGAGGCCTTAGTGAGGTCTGAAAAAGTCGAAAATGGTCATGTTGAAACTAAACAAGAAACCTGTGTAAAAACTGCAACAAAAGAAATCAGTAATATGATTGATTCAGGAATTCATCGATTAAATTTTTCTCAAGGAATTGGGGGTTCATCTATTTTATCTGGGAGCAAGCAAATAGGAGGGTACCATATATTAGGTGGAGAGGGTGACTTCAGCATGATAGACAAGGTATCTGGTAAAAATTCTGCCTCACACTCCACCCATGTCTTGGATGGTGATACTATAGCACTGAAGTTATCAACATCGACCAAGGCATCTGAGGAATCTAGTACTTTTTCTAATGAGGAGTCAACAAATGGCACTAGCATCTCTTCTCTTTCTGTAAGAG CTGCTAGTGTTGCTTCTCAATGGCTAGAGCTTCTTCATCAAGATATTAAAGGACGCCTCTCAG CACTGCGGCGTAGTAAGAAGAGAGTTGGAGCCGTAATTAAAACAGAATTGCCCTTTCTAATATCTAAAGAATTCCCATCCAATCAAGAGAATGATCCTTACATCATGAAACATTCATCCGATGGACTTTCCAACAATACCATATCTGCCATGCATCAAGCAAGATGGACCACACTATTTCATCAGATGGATAAGGCGCTTTCTGAAGAAGAGAAACAACTTGTAAGAATGAGAGAAGTGATCATACTGTTGCTTATCAAGACTCCCACAAATATAATTATGCTGTTTCCCGAATACTGGGATTGCCTGATTCTTTTTGAAGagaaaaaat GA